In Chiroxiphia lanceolata isolate bChiLan1 chromosome 2, bChiLan1.pri, whole genome shotgun sequence, a single genomic region encodes these proteins:
- the LOC116782891 gene encoding thyroid hormone-inducible hepatic protein-like, translating into MEQYFSATQKMEQEVMFPSLLRGVFPQEEEAAPAAGSHTDLYERYQQLKAIKPMVEKGLASVNDQSPTGADSDTDTSSDGNEAVDAQLEERLSHHLTGLQQVLTHLTRDTNALTRRYSQILEQINLSEGQPSW; encoded by the coding sequence ATGGAGCAGTACTTCTCAGCCACCCAGAagatggagcaggaggtgatGTTCCCCAGCTTGCTCCGAGGGGTCTTCCCgcaagaggaggaggcagcccCGGCCGCAGGCAGCCACACAGACCTCTATGAGCGCTACCAGCAGCTCAAGGCCATCAAGCCCATGGTGGAGAAAGGCCTGGCCTCTGTCAACGACCAGAGCCCGACCGGTGCCGACAGCGACACGGACACATCCTCGGACGGCAAcgaggctgtggatgcccagCTGGAGGAGCGCCTGTCCCACCACCTGACGGGCTTGCAGCAGGTCCTCACCCACCTCACCAGGGACACCAACGCCCTCACCCGGAGGTACAGCCAGATCCTGGAGCAGATCAACCTCAGCGAGGGGCAGCCCAGCTGGTGA